The Devosia sp. A16 genome includes a window with the following:
- a CDS encoding methyl-accepting chemotaxis protein gives MGWLPKFRIAQKLPLAMVGSALVVSLGVGLGSYFVGSAIVAEMSARQMQTVASAHADKFTTYLKTIEADLVNSAATDSAVNAARDFAIAWRNFAKATPPADPVVVLREAFITNNPHPAGERQLLDINDRGRTNYDTTHDKVQATFRRQLEMRGYRDLYILDPAGNLVYSVMKNDDFAANFAEGSDLADSGLGRVFRKAVALTERGQVAYEDAAVYTIAGAPASFIATPMLDVRGKLMGVMAIQMPVAPINQMLQDNSQLGQTGESFYVGADKLLRSDSVFSDGDDTLTTAYDNPVVDAALARNTGTGVTTDYRGLRMIANAMPVTFNGTTWAMVTTMSEDEAFAPVAQLRNTMLLIGIGLLALAAVAGLLFSRSISRPIGRLTETMAALAEGKLDTEVQGAGRKDEIGDMAKAVQVFKENALKVNEMTEDERLAATQRRVERTEMMQELQQAFGAVVDAAIAGDFSRRVGAQFPDPELNALARGVNQLVETVDRGLGETGAVLSALAQTDLTQRVGGQYGGAFARLKDDTNAVAERLVEIVGQLKGTSRSLKTATGEILSGANDLSERTTKQAATIEETSAAMEQLSGTVLANAERAKDASNVAATVTRTAEEGGQVMQQATAAMERITHSSGKISNIIGMIDDIAFQTNLLALNASVEAARAGDAGKGFAVVAVEVRRLAQSAAGASSEVKALIEQSGSEVKGGSKLVAEAAAKLEAMLVAARSSNELMDSIARASQEQASAIEEVNAAVRTMDEMTQHNAALVEQTNAAIEQTEAQATELDHIVEVFRTEAAAPPLRATEAPTKSVRALQEQVRNAARSYLSQGSAAIDKDWAEF, from the coding sequence ATGGGTTGGCTTCCGAAATTCAGGATTGCGCAGAAACTGCCATTGGCGATGGTGGGCTCGGCGCTGGTGGTCAGCCTGGGCGTAGGCCTCGGAAGCTATTTCGTCGGTTCGGCGATCGTTGCCGAGATGAGCGCCAGGCAGATGCAGACCGTCGCATCCGCCCATGCCGACAAGTTCACCACCTATCTCAAGACCATCGAAGCCGACCTGGTGAACAGCGCGGCCACCGACAGCGCGGTGAATGCGGCGCGGGATTTCGCCATTGCGTGGCGGAACTTCGCCAAGGCGACGCCGCCGGCTGACCCGGTGGTGGTGCTGCGCGAGGCGTTCATCACCAACAACCCGCACCCGGCCGGCGAGCGGCAGTTGCTCGACATCAACGACCGGGGTCGTACCAACTACGACACCACGCATGACAAGGTGCAGGCGACGTTCCGGCGGCAACTGGAGATGCGCGGCTACCGCGACCTCTACATCCTCGATCCGGCCGGCAACCTGGTCTATTCGGTGATGAAGAACGACGATTTCGCCGCCAACTTCGCCGAAGGCAGCGATCTCGCCGACAGCGGGCTGGGCCGGGTGTTCCGCAAGGCGGTGGCGCTGACCGAGCGCGGACAAGTGGCCTATGAGGATGCCGCGGTCTACACCATTGCCGGCGCGCCGGCGAGCTTCATCGCCACTCCGATGCTCGATGTGCGCGGCAAGCTGATGGGGGTGATGGCGATCCAGATGCCGGTCGCCCCGATCAACCAGATGCTGCAGGACAACAGCCAGCTCGGCCAGACCGGCGAGAGCTTCTATGTCGGGGCGGACAAGCTGCTGCGCTCGGATTCGGTCTTCTCGGATGGCGACGATACGCTGACCACCGCCTACGACAACCCGGTGGTCGACGCGGCGCTGGCCCGAAACACCGGCACAGGCGTCACCACGGATTATCGCGGCCTTCGGATGATCGCCAACGCGATGCCGGTGACGTTCAACGGGACGACCTGGGCCATGGTCACCACGATGAGCGAGGACGAAGCGTTCGCCCCGGTGGCGCAGTTGCGCAATACCATGCTGCTGATCGGCATCGGGCTGCTGGCGCTGGCGGCCGTCGCGGGCCTGCTGTTCTCGCGCAGCATCTCGCGGCCGATTGGCCGGTTGACCGAGACGATGGCGGCGCTGGCGGAGGGAAAACTCGACACCGAGGTGCAGGGCGCCGGCCGCAAGGACGAGATCGGCGACATGGCCAAGGCCGTGCAGGTGTTCAAGGAGAACGCCCTCAAGGTCAACGAGATGACTGAAGACGAGCGGCTGGCTGCGACGCAGCGCCGGGTCGAGCGCACCGAGATGATGCAGGAGCTGCAGCAGGCGTTCGGCGCGGTTGTCGATGCGGCGATTGCGGGCGACTTCTCGCGGCGCGTCGGCGCGCAGTTTCCGGATCCGGAGCTGAACGCGCTGGCCCGCGGGGTCAACCAACTGGTCGAAACCGTGGATCGCGGATTGGGCGAAACCGGCGCCGTGCTGTCCGCGCTGGCGCAGACCGATCTGACGCAGCGCGTCGGCGGCCAGTATGGCGGTGCGTTCGCACGGCTCAAGGACGACACCAATGCGGTGGCCGAGCGGTTGGTCGAGATCGTCGGACAGCTCAAGGGCACTTCGCGGTCGCTGAAGACGGCGACGGGCGAGATTCTGTCGGGCGCCAACGATCTCAGCGAACGCACTACCAAGCAGGCGGCGACGATCGAGGAGACTTCGGCGGCGATGGAGCAATTGTCCGGCACGGTACTGGCCAATGCCGAGCGCGCCAAGGATGCCTCGAACGTCGCGGCGACGGTGACCCGCACCGCCGAGGAAGGCGGGCAGGTGATGCAGCAGGCGACCGCAGCGATGGAGCGGATCACCCACTCGTCGGGCAAGATCTCCAACATCATCGGGATGATCGACGACATTGCGTTCCAGACCAACCTCCTGGCGCTGAACGCGTCGGTGGAAGCGGCCCGCGCCGGCGATGCCGGGAAGGGCTTTGCGGTCGTGGCGGTGGAAGTGCGGCGACTGGCGCAGTCGGCGGCCGGGGCCTCCAGCGAGGTGAAGGCGCTGATCGAGCAATCGGGCAGCGAGGTGAAGGGCGGCTCGAAGCTGGTGGCGGAAGCCGCAGCCAAGCTCGAGGCCATGCTGGTGGCGGCGCGCTCGTCGAACGAGCTGATGGATTCGATCGCCCGGGCCAGCCAGGAACAGGCGTCGGCGATCGAGGAGGTGAACGCCGCGGTGCGCACCATGGACGAGATGACCCAGCACAACGCGGCGCTGGTGGAACAGACCAATGCAGCGATCGAGCAGACCGAGGCGCAGGCCACCGAGCTCGACCATATCGTCGAGGTGTTCCGCACCGAGGCGGCGGCGCCGCCGCTGCGGGCCACCGAGGCGCCGACGAAGAGCGTGCGCGCCCTGCAGGAGCAGGTGCGCAACGCCGCCAGGTCGTATCTCAGCCAGGGCAGCGCGGCGATCGACAAGGATTGGGCCGAGTTCTAG
- a CDS encoding response regulator — protein sequence MIVDDQQSMRGICKYILTQLGFTNIVEAKSGRDALGKLEKSSVDLIISDWNMDDIDGLTLLRVIRKHPKTQAMPFIMATGRSDKEQVKEAISSGVNNYIIKPFDASTMKKRIEAVIGVLS from the coding sequence ATGATTGTCGATGACCAGCAGTCGATGCGGGGCATCTGCAAATACATCCTTACCCAGCTGGGATTCACCAACATCGTCGAAGCCAAGTCGGGACGCGATGCGCTCGGCAAGCTCGAAAAGAGCAGTGTCGACCTGATCATCTCCGACTGGAACATGGACGATATCGACGGGCTGACGCTGCTGCGCGTCATCCGCAAGCACCCCAAGACGCAGGCCATGCCGTTCATCATGGCCACCGGCCGCTCCGACAAGGAGCAGGTGAAGGAAGCGATCTCCTCGGGCGTCAACAACTACATCATCAAGCCGTTCGACGCCTCGACCATGAAGAAGCGGATCGAGGCGGTGATCGGGGTGTTGTCCTAA
- a CDS encoding protein-glutamate methylesterase/protein-glutamine glutaminase — MSIKVLVVDDSALIREVLSRTLGKDGDIIVVGTAEDPIEARSKVKELNPDVLTLDIEMPNMNGLQFLDKLMRLHPLPVVMVSTLTTKGASETLLALELGAVDFVAKPNATLSGGLEAFGENLRQKVRAAANSDVKGRAMKAPTANVPVRTAAAPSGALIAIGASTGGVEAIRVVLSQMPPDCPPIVVAQHMPAGFTGRFAGRLDELTELTVVEAEDRMPLLAGHAYVARGDFHLRVERSSGQLKCRVTQDELTSGHRPSVDVLFESVAKTVGSMAVGAILTGMGRDGARGLKLMREAGAYTVGQSQASALVYGMPRVAFEEGAVIEQAPVEAIAARLAAALTRLKSAA; from the coding sequence ATGAGCATCAAGGTGCTGGTCGTCGATGATTCCGCACTCATTCGCGAGGTGCTGAGCCGCACGCTGGGCAAGGACGGCGACATCATCGTCGTCGGCACCGCCGAGGATCCGATCGAAGCGCGCTCCAAGGTCAAGGAGCTCAATCCCGATGTGCTGACCCTCGATATCGAGATGCCCAACATGAACGGGCTGCAGTTTCTCGACAAGCTGATGCGGCTCCATCCGCTGCCGGTGGTGATGGTCTCGACGCTGACCACCAAGGGCGCGAGCGAGACGCTGCTGGCGCTGGAACTGGGCGCCGTGGATTTCGTCGCCAAGCCCAACGCGACGCTGTCGGGCGGGCTCGAGGCGTTCGGCGAAAACCTGCGGCAGAAGGTGCGGGCGGCGGCCAACTCCGACGTGAAAGGGCGCGCCATGAAGGCGCCGACGGCCAATGTGCCGGTGCGCACCGCGGCGGCGCCGAGCGGCGCGCTGATCGCCATCGGCGCTTCGACGGGGGGAGTCGAGGCGATCCGCGTGGTGCTGAGCCAGATGCCGCCCGACTGTCCGCCGATCGTCGTCGCGCAGCACATGCCGGCGGGCTTCACCGGTCGCTTTGCCGGTCGGCTCGACGAGCTGACCGAGCTCACTGTGGTGGAGGCCGAGGATCGCATGCCGCTGCTCGCCGGCCACGCCTATGTGGCGCGCGGCGATTTCCATCTGCGCGTCGAGCGCAGTTCCGGTCAGCTCAAATGCCGGGTGACGCAGGACGAGCTGACGTCCGGGCACCGGCCGAGCGTCGACGTGCTGTTCGAGTCGGTGGCCAAGACCGTGGGGTCGATGGCGGTCGGGGCCATCCTTACCGGCATGGGCCGCGACGGGGCGCGCGGACTGAAGCTGATGCGGGAGGCAGGCGCCTACACCGTGGGCCAGAGCCAAGCCTCGGCGCTGGTCTACGGCATGCCGCGGGTGGCGTTCGAAGAGGGCGCGGTGATCGAGCAGGCGCCGGTCGAAGCCATCGCGGCGCGGCTGGCGGCGGCGCTCACCCGGCTCAAATCCGCAGCATAA
- a CDS encoding CheR family methyltransferase, which yields MDQGEFALSDREFNRVKARVYQQAGISLSEAKRTLVVSRLGKLVRALRLSSFDAYLDYLERQGTPVDAQDFINALTTNLTRFWREDHHFEHLENYVRQLMAQRPRMGANGRPKLRIWSAGCSTGQEPYTIALSLLSAFPELKRWDFRILATDIDTSVVAKAAGGVYPEVELNGLSRQRASLFERAGAGQVQIPMAARELVAFKPLNLMNNPWPMKGPFDAVFCRNVAIYFDKQTQGELFARLGAILVPDGFLYIGHSENLGAGGASFRLVGKTIYQARAQHKTRDAA from the coding sequence ATGGATCAGGGCGAATTTGCCCTCAGTGACCGCGAGTTCAATCGGGTCAAGGCGCGCGTCTATCAACAGGCCGGAATTTCGTTGTCGGAGGCCAAGCGCACCCTGGTGGTGTCGCGGTTGGGCAAGCTCGTTCGCGCGCTGCGGCTGAGCTCGTTCGACGCCTATCTCGATTATCTTGAGCGCCAGGGCACGCCGGTCGATGCGCAGGACTTCATCAACGCGCTGACCACCAACCTTACCCGGTTCTGGCGCGAGGACCACCACTTCGAGCATCTCGAGAACTATGTGCGTCAGCTGATGGCGCAGCGGCCGCGGATGGGGGCGAATGGGCGGCCGAAGTTGCGCATCTGGTCCGCCGGCTGCTCGACAGGGCAGGAGCCCTATACCATCGCGCTGAGCCTGCTCTCGGCCTTCCCGGAACTGAAGCGCTGGGATTTCCGTATCCTGGCCACCGATATCGACACCAGCGTGGTGGCCAAGGCGGCAGGCGGCGTCTATCCCGAGGTCGAGCTCAACGGGCTGTCGCGCCAGCGGGCGTCGCTGTTCGAGCGCGCCGGGGCGGGGCAGGTGCAGATCCCGATGGCGGCGCGCGAACTCGTCGCCTTCAAGCCGCTCAATCTGATGAACAACCCCTGGCCGATGAAGGGGCCGTTCGACGCGGTGTTCTGCCGCAACGTCGCCATCTACTTCGACAAGCAGACGCAAGGCGAGCTGTTCGCGCGGCTGGGGGCGATCCTCGTGCCGGATGGCTTCCTCTATATCGGGCACTCGGAAAATCTCGGCGCCGGGGGCGCCAGCTTCCGGCTGGTCGGCAAGACCATCTATCAGGCGCGCGCACAGCACAAAACAAGGGACGCAGCATGA
- a CDS encoding methyl-accepting chemotaxis protein — protein MALIANLCWLAALLLAGGGVLLLGVGLWSALVALLAAVAAATGSIMVARRADRAFSSRLSTIAEAVGVRAGEASSLEAIVQSLCSRLDRAYNFKAAFGSLRQPAALVDGDGEILGVSNGLVLAEPKAEEGGLISDVLGGRVLLDDMAEESIVTVGDRRYVAERRELGGGRSIIEFTPAGYHIADDDLDAFVTALANGRTGFRFDDWGMQHSPALKALGGALEQFDRSVKAIGQLLRGEPVDALLLMGAGALAPELRQFEQDLKAILIEREEALMARAHLEAKMEAILRAIDRYRASVTSLAELADQSRAGLTVASSAIEKGRAKAQAVRILERQAVALAADAALAVQRTSASVGGVQSTAAEIDRMVSSIEDVSFRTNLLALNAAVEAARAGEKGAGFAVVAAEVRTLAQATQKAAREIKALVGTSRREASASIEEAASLKKILSGLGGHLENLSNETDMIAGALDEGSGAIARLDGSVAAVGSEAAKALQLPARKRA, from the coding sequence ATGGCGCTCATCGCTAATCTATGCTGGCTTGCCGCGCTGCTGCTTGCGGGTGGTGGTGTGCTGCTGCTCGGGGTGGGACTGTGGAGCGCGCTGGTGGCGCTGCTCGCCGCAGTCGCCGCGGCGACTGGGTCGATCATGGTTGCACGGCGCGCCGACCGGGCCTTCTCGAGCCGGCTGAGCACGATCGCCGAGGCGGTGGGCGTGCGGGCCGGTGAGGCCAGCAGTCTCGAAGCCATTGTGCAGAGCCTCTGCAGCCGGCTCGACCGGGCCTACAATTTCAAGGCGGCATTCGGCAGCCTCAGGCAGCCGGCCGCGCTGGTCGATGGCGATGGCGAGATCCTCGGGGTCAGCAACGGTCTCGTGCTGGCCGAGCCGAAGGCCGAGGAAGGTGGGCTGATTTCCGACGTGCTGGGCGGCAGGGTGCTGCTCGACGACATGGCCGAGGAGAGCATCGTTACCGTCGGCGACCGCCGCTATGTGGCTGAACGGCGCGAGCTGGGCGGCGGGCGTTCGATCATCGAGTTCACCCCGGCGGGCTATCACATCGCCGACGACGATCTCGACGCCTTCGTCACCGCGCTCGCCAACGGCCGCACCGGCTTCCGCTTCGACGACTGGGGCATGCAGCATTCGCCGGCGCTGAAGGCGCTGGGCGGTGCGCTCGAGCAGTTCGACAGATCGGTGAAGGCAATCGGCCAGCTGTTGCGCGGCGAACCGGTGGACGCACTGCTGCTGATGGGCGCCGGGGCGCTGGCGCCCGAACTGAGGCAGTTCGAACAGGATCTCAAAGCCATCCTGATCGAACGCGAGGAAGCGCTCATGGCGCGGGCGCATCTCGAAGCCAAGATGGAGGCGATCCTCCGCGCCATCGACCGCTACCGGGCGAGTGTCACCAGCCTTGCCGAACTCGCAGACCAGAGCCGGGCCGGACTCACGGTTGCCTCGAGCGCTATCGAGAAAGGTCGCGCCAAGGCGCAGGCGGTGCGGATCCTGGAGCGGCAGGCGGTGGCGCTGGCGGCCGACGCGGCGCTCGCGGTGCAGCGCACCAGCGCTTCGGTCGGCGGAGTGCAAAGCACCGCGGCGGAGATCGACCGCATGGTGTCGAGCATCGAGGATGTGAGCTTCCGCACGAACCTGTTGGCGCTCAACGCCGCGGTGGAGGCGGCGCGCGCCGGCGAGAAGGGCGCCGGCTTCGCGGTGGTGGCGGCCGAAGTGCGCACCCTGGCGCAGGCGACGCAGAAGGCGGCACGCGAGATCAAGGCGCTGGTCGGCACCTCGCGACGCGAGGCCAGCGCTTCGATCGAGGAAGCGGCATCGCTCAAAAAGATTCTCTCCGGCCTCGGCGGACATTTAGAGAATCTAAGCAATGAGACGGACATGATCGCCGGTGCACTGGATGAGGGCAGCGGCGCCATCGCCCGGCTGGACGGCAGCGTGGCTGCCGTCGGTTCGGAAGCGGCGAAAGCCCTGCAACTGCCGGCGCGCAAGCGGGCCTAG
- the kynU gene encoding kynureninase produces the protein MTDITALDAADPFARTRTLFDLPDGVIYLDGNSLGALPRAVKGRMAEVVATQWGEGLIRSWNTHDWIDLPGRVGERIARLVGAAPGTVMVADSTSVNLFKVLVAALRLWPGRTVIVSEQGNFPTDAYIAVGVAELMGQGHELRLVQAGEIEAALGDDVAVLLLTEVNYRTGARLDMAGLTAAAHAAGALTIWDLCHSAGAFPVDLGGADADFAVGCGYKYLNGGPGAPAFVYAAPRHLDGLRQPLSGWLGHAAPFSFADAYRPAAGIGAMRVGTPPVLSMSALDAALEVFDGVDLAALRAKADQLFELFTGEVARLAPELSLATPTDAARRGTQVSLRHPQAYAVMQALIERGVIGDFREPDILRFGLTPLYLSYAEVKRAAEILGEVMRTGAWDQPRYKLRAKVV, from the coding sequence ATGACCGACATCACCGCCCTCGACGCCGCCGATCCCTTCGCCCGCACCCGGACCCTCTTCGACCTGCCCGATGGCGTCATCTATCTCGACGGCAACTCGCTCGGGGCGCTGCCGCGCGCGGTGAAGGGGCGGATGGCCGAGGTGGTCGCCACGCAGTGGGGCGAGGGGCTGATCCGCAGCTGGAACACGCATGACTGGATCGACCTGCCGGGGCGGGTGGGGGAGCGGATCGCGCGGTTGGTCGGCGCGGCACCCGGCACGGTGATGGTGGCGGACTCCACTTCGGTCAACCTTTTCAAGGTGCTGGTGGCGGCGCTGCGGCTTTGGCCGGGCCGCACGGTGATCGTCTCGGAGCAGGGGAATTTCCCCACGGACGCCTATATCGCGGTGGGTGTCGCCGAGCTGATGGGGCAGGGGCACGAGCTGCGGCTGGTCCAAGCCGGAGAGATCGAGGCGGCGCTCGGCGATGACGTCGCGGTGCTGCTCCTGACCGAGGTGAACTACCGCACGGGGGCGCGGCTCGACATGGCAGGGCTGACCGCCGCGGCGCACGCTGCCGGCGCCCTGACGATCTGGGACCTCTGCCACTCGGCCGGAGCGTTTCCGGTCGATCTCGGTGGCGCCGATGCCGATTTCGCGGTGGGCTGCGGCTACAAATATCTCAATGGCGGGCCTGGCGCGCCGGCCTTCGTCTACGCCGCGCCGCGGCATCTGGACGGGCTGCGCCAACCGCTCAGCGGCTGGCTGGGGCACGCGGCGCCGTTCAGCTTTGCCGATGCCTATCGCCCGGCAGCGGGCATCGGGGCGATGCGGGTGGGGACGCCGCCGGTGCTGTCGATGTCGGCCTTGGACGCGGCGCTCGAGGTGTTCGACGGAGTCGATCTCGCTGCGCTGAGGGCGAAGGCGGACCAGCTGTTCGAGCTGTTCACCGGCGAGGTGGCGCGCTTGGCGCCGGAGCTGAGCCTCGCGACCCCCACCGATGCGGCGCGGCGCGGCACCCAGGTGTCGCTGCGGCACCCGCAGGCCTATGCGGTGATGCAGGCGCTGATCGAACGCGGCGTGATCGGGGATTTTCGCGAGCCCGACATCCTGCGCTTCGGCCTGACGCCGCTCTACCTGAGCTATGCCGAGGTGAAACGGGCTGCCGAAATCCTCGGCGAGGTGATGCGGACCGGAGCGTGGGACCAGCCGCGCTACAAGCTGCGCGCCAAGGTGGTTTGA
- a CDS encoding sugar ABC transporter ATP-binding protein — protein sequence MALTVDKASKSFPGVRALKDASLELKPGEVHALMGENGAGKSTLIKIITGVHRPDAGRLLLDGQEISLSSPRDAIRLGISAVHQERNLIPRFSVAENILLENLPRRAGLVDYATANAEAKKYLEMIGLTVDTRTEVRHLSVAQMQMVEIAKALSHEAKVLLLDEPTASLTGEEAEALFALVKRLQAQGAAILFVSHKLEEVLAISDRVTVLRDGETTLVGEPMANMTRGRLIEAMIGRAERSAVVRPPKPATGAIKLEAQAIATAAGHRDISFTVRRGEILGLYGLVGAGRTELARALVGKDKLTGGTLSIDGKPAAIRSVEEALKRYRIGYLSEDRKYEGVVLLHPIRFNVAMTIWDRLAKFLGFQTAAGERKAAEPFARQLEIRTPSLEQAVGNLSGGNQQKVSLAKWLAAKVDLLIIDEPTVGIDIKTKAYIHELIGKLADDGLAILLISSELPEMVALADRILMMHEFRLVDGFDNDRSYEAMSRKVMGAIHRHADEVVA from the coding sequence ATGGCGCTGACGGTCGACAAGGCGAGCAAGTCCTTCCCCGGCGTCCGGGCATTGAAGGACGCATCGCTGGAGCTCAAACCGGGCGAGGTGCATGCGTTGATGGGCGAGAACGGCGCCGGCAAGTCGACGCTGATCAAGATCATCACCGGGGTGCATCGCCCCGATGCGGGGCGGCTGCTGCTCGATGGGCAGGAGATTTCGCTCTCGAGCCCGCGCGATGCGATCCGGCTGGGCATCTCGGCGGTGCATCAGGAGCGCAACCTGATCCCGCGCTTCTCGGTGGCCGAGAATATCCTGCTGGAAAACCTGCCGCGACGGGCCGGACTGGTGGATTATGCCACGGCCAATGCCGAGGCGAAGAAGTACCTCGAGATGATCGGGCTCACCGTCGACACCCGGACCGAGGTGCGGCACCTGAGCGTGGCGCAGATGCAGATGGTGGAGATCGCCAAGGCGCTGAGCCACGAAGCCAAGGTGCTGCTGCTCGACGAACCCACCGCCTCGCTGACCGGCGAAGAGGCGGAGGCGCTGTTCGCACTGGTGAAGCGCCTGCAGGCGCAGGGCGCGGCAATCCTCTTCGTCTCGCACAAGCTCGAGGAAGTGCTGGCGATTTCGGATCGGGTGACGGTGCTGCGCGATGGCGAAACGACGCTGGTGGGCGAGCCGATGGCCAACATGACGCGCGGCCGGCTGATCGAGGCGATGATCGGACGGGCCGAGCGCAGCGCGGTGGTGCGGCCGCCCAAGCCCGCCACCGGGGCGATCAAGCTCGAGGCCCAGGCGATCGCAACGGCAGCGGGGCACCGGGACATCTCCTTCACGGTACGGCGCGGGGAAATCCTCGGACTCTACGGGCTGGTCGGCGCGGGGCGGACAGAGCTGGCGCGGGCGCTGGTGGGTAAGGACAAACTGACCGGCGGGACGCTGTCGATCGACGGCAAGCCGGCAGCGATCCGCTCCGTGGAGGAAGCGCTGAAGCGTTACCGCATCGGCTATCTCAGCGAGGACCGCAAGTATGAGGGCGTGGTGCTGCTGCACCCGATCCGCTTCAACGTGGCGATGACCATCTGGGACCGGCTGGCGAAGTTCCTCGGCTTCCAGACCGCGGCCGGGGAGCGGAAGGCGGCCGAGCCCTTTGCGCGGCAGCTCGAGATCCGCACGCCCAGCCTCGAACAGGCGGTGGGGAACCTGTCGGGCGGCAACCAGCAGAAGGTATCGCTGGCCAAATGGCTCGCGGCCAAGGTGGATCTCCTGATCATCGACGAGCCGACGGTCGGCATCGACATCAAGACCAAGGCCTATATCCACGAGCTGATCGGCAAGCTGGCCGACGATGGCCTCGCCATCCTGCTGATCTCGTCGGAACTGCCGGAAATGGTGGCTTTGGCCGACCGCATCCTGATGATGCACGAATTCCGCCTGGTCGACGGTTTCGACAATGACCGCAGTTATGAGGCGATGAGCCGCAAGGTGATGGGCGCGATCCACCGGCATGCCGATGAGGTTGTGGCGTAG
- a CDS encoding ABC transporter permease yields MGAFFRLQWSGILVGIIVGGIALALSAPAFLSEFNLFVLLRSICVSLLVAYAQMVMLGVGQMNLSVGALGGLVAVVTGGLMDALGIPTLPAIMIGVAAGGAAGFVNGWLTVRTGINGFIVTLATASAFAGINLGITKAVPFYNLPADFVAFGNGRLGLFPLLLIVPLIVTGVLALFFARAVPGRHMLAVGGNAPAAQLSGVSVPRAIISAHVLSGLLAAVAGILAVAQLGSAQPTIGSDWLLISFAAPIIGGASLAGGAISIVGTLLAVMLIGLIQNAMVLVKVDPYWVQFLLGALILAAVWFNRYRAIRVGES; encoded by the coding sequence ATGGGTGCGTTCTTCCGCCTGCAATGGTCGGGAATCCTCGTCGGCATCATCGTCGGCGGCATTGCCCTGGCGCTGAGCGCGCCGGCGTTCCTTTCCGAGTTCAACCTGTTCGTGCTGCTGCGTTCGATCTGCGTGTCGCTGCTGGTCGCCTATGCGCAGATGGTGATGCTCGGCGTCGGGCAGATGAACCTCTCGGTCGGGGCGCTGGGTGGTCTCGTGGCGGTGGTCACCGGCGGGCTGATGGACGCGCTTGGCATCCCGACATTGCCCGCCATCATGATTGGCGTCGCCGCGGGTGGTGCAGCCGGCTTCGTCAATGGCTGGCTGACGGTCAGGACCGGCATCAATGGGTTCATCGTGACGCTGGCGACGGCCTCGGCTTTTGCCGGCATCAACCTCGGGATCACCAAGGCTGTGCCGTTCTACAACCTGCCGGCCGATTTCGTGGCGTTCGGCAACGGACGGCTGGGGCTGTTCCCGCTGTTGCTGATCGTGCCACTGATCGTCACGGGGGTGCTGGCGCTGTTCTTTGCGCGGGCGGTGCCGGGGCGGCACATGCTGGCGGTGGGCGGCAACGCCCCGGCGGCGCAACTGAGCGGTGTCTCGGTACCCCGGGCGATCATCTCGGCGCACGTGCTGTCGGGGCTTCTGGCCGCGGTGGCGGGCATTCTCGCGGTGGCGCAGCTCGGCTCGGCGCAGCCCACCATCGGCTCGGACTGGCTGCTGATCTCGTTCGCCGCGCCGATCATCGGCGGGGCGAGTCTCGCCGGGGGGGCCATCTCGATCGTCGGCACGCTCCTCGCGGTGATGCTGATCGGGCTGATCCAGAACGCCATGGTGCTGGTCAAGGTCGACCCCTACTGGGTGCAGTTCCTGCTCGGTGCACTGATCCTCGCCGCGGTGTGGTTCAACCGCTACCGAGCCATCCGGGTGGGAGAGAGCTGA